From a region of the Streptomyces venezuelae genome:
- a CDS encoding 1-aminocyclopropane-1-carboxylate deaminase/D-cysteine desulfhydrase: MERSPGPDALLQPRPPSPLQEVRDDRFERHGVRLLLKRDDLVHPELPGNKWRKLAPNLRAARDAGHDGLVTFGGAYSNHLRATAAAGRLLGMRTVGIVRGDELAGRPLNDSLARCAADGMRLHFVSRSEYRRKAEPQELARLVDAAGAGGAYVVPEGGSNAPALHGCAELGRELRGAADVVAVACGTGGTLAGLAAGLDPGQRALGVPVLAGGFLAAEIRSLQAAAFGGPAGSWTLAEDFHHGGYARVPDALEAFAAEFGSRHGLPVERIYVAKLLWALTELTAAGAFPRGTTLAAVVTGRP, encoded by the coding sequence GTGGAACGTTCCCCTGGTCCCGACGCCCTCCTGCAGCCGCGCCCGCCGTCGCCGTTGCAGGAGGTCCGTGACGACAGGTTCGAGCGGCACGGCGTACGGCTGCTGCTCAAGCGGGACGACCTCGTGCATCCGGAGCTGCCCGGCAACAAGTGGCGCAAGCTCGCACCCAACCTGCGCGCGGCCCGGGACGCCGGCCACGACGGCCTGGTCACCTTCGGCGGGGCGTACTCCAACCACCTGCGGGCCACCGCCGCCGCCGGGCGGCTGCTCGGCATGCGGACGGTCGGCATCGTGCGCGGGGACGAGCTGGCCGGGCGGCCCCTGAACGACTCGCTCGCCCGGTGCGCCGCCGACGGGATGCGGCTGCACTTCGTGTCCCGGTCGGAGTACCGCCGCAAGGCCGAGCCGCAGGAGCTGGCCCGGCTGGTGGACGCGGCGGGCGCGGGCGGTGCGTACGTGGTCCCCGAGGGCGGGAGCAACGCCCCGGCCCTGCACGGCTGTGCCGAGCTCGGCCGGGAGCTGCGCGGCGCCGCCGACGTGGTGGCGGTCGCCTGCGGCACCGGCGGGACGCTGGCGGGCCTCGCGGCCGGACTGGACCCCGGGCAGCGGGCGCTCGGGGTCCCGGTCCTGGCGGGCGGGTTCCTGGCCGCGGAGATACGTTCCCTCCAGGCGGCCGCCTTCGGGGGACCGGCCGGCTCCTGGACCCTCGCCGAGGACTTCCACCACGGCGGCTACGCCCGGGTCCCCGACGCGCTGGAGGCCTTCGCCGCCGAGTTCGGGTCCCGGCACGGCCTCCCGGTGGAGCGGATCTACGTGGCCAAGCTGCTCTGGGCCCTGACCGAGCTCACCGCGGCCGGCGCCTTCCCGCGCGGTACGACCCTCGCCGCGGTGGTCACCGGCCGTCCGTGA
- a CDS encoding MerR family transcriptional regulator translates to MDSEPLHSIGELARRTGLSVKTVRFCSDQGIVPPTGRSPAGYRLYDAGALARLELTRTLRGLGLDLATVRKVLDREASVPEAAEALADALDVQIRTLLLRRALLRTVAGRTPTPMEMDLMHRLATLSRAERRRLVSGFVDAAFEGPHANPEFVALLRSALPELPDDPTPGQVEAWVELAGMCEDPDFRGALRRTAEEQAREPSGQEDVAALQDAIDRALRDRLDEAVASGLAPASAVGESLPASLAALYAEAFGRAGAGDLRRWLLARLRPTGDPHTERYWQLLATVNGWPAAPTTAPVHSWFTAALEGAAR, encoded by the coding sequence ATGGACAGCGAACCGCTCCACTCCATCGGCGAACTCGCGCGCCGCACCGGCCTGTCGGTGAAGACCGTCCGGTTCTGCTCCGACCAGGGCATCGTCCCGCCGACCGGGCGCAGCCCGGCCGGGTACCGGCTCTACGACGCCGGCGCGCTCGCCCGCCTGGAGCTGACCCGCACCCTGCGCGGTCTCGGGCTGGACCTGGCGACCGTACGCAAGGTGCTGGACCGCGAGGCGTCCGTACCGGAGGCCGCGGAAGCCCTCGCCGACGCCCTGGACGTACAGATCCGGACCCTGCTCCTGCGCCGCGCGCTGCTCCGCACGGTCGCCGGACGCACCCCCACCCCCATGGAGATGGACCTCATGCACCGACTCGCCACGCTCTCCCGGGCCGAACGGCGCCGCCTGGTCTCCGGCTTCGTCGACGCCGCTTTCGAGGGCCCGCACGCGAACCCCGAGTTCGTGGCCCTGCTGCGTTCCGCCCTGCCCGAGCTCCCCGACGACCCGACACCCGGACAGGTCGAGGCCTGGGTGGAACTCGCCGGGATGTGCGAGGACCCGGACTTCCGCGGCGCCTTGCGCCGCACGGCCGAGGAACAGGCACGGGAGCCCTCCGGGCAGGAGGACGTCGCCGCCCTGCAGGACGCCATCGACCGCGCGCTGCGCGACCGGCTCGACGAGGCCGTCGCCTCCGGCCTCGCTCCCGCGTCCGCCGTGGGCGAGTCCCTCCCCGCCTCGCTGGCGGCCCTCTACGCGGAAGCCTTCGGGCGCGCCGGGGCGGGCGACCTGCGCCGCTGGCTCCTCGCCCGCCTGCGGCCGACCGGCGACCCGCACACCGAGCGCTACTGGCAGCTCCTGGCCACCGTCAACGGCTGGCCGGCCGCGCCCACCACCGCGCCCGTCCACTCCTGGTTCACCGCCGCCCTCGAAGGAGCGGCCCGATGA
- a CDS encoding Na+/H+ antiporter: MEVLPLVALIAGSAAVAGLARRTPVPAPLLLVAAGLLAGYVPGVPAYTLDPHIVLPLLLPPLLYTAAVDSSYLDLRANIRPIAMLSVGYVLFATLAVGYAAYLLVPGLSVPVALVLGAVIAPPDAVAATAIARKLRLPNRITTILQGESLVNDATAITAYKVALAAAVGVSAGWAGGVAEFLLASVGGIGVGLLLMVPIHHLRTRLKEPLLQNTLSLLIPFVAYAAAERVHASGVLAVVVVALYLGHRNWQVDFATRLQEEAVWRVVAFVLESVVFALIGLQLPVVLKGLGEYDGVHAAWYAIAVFLAVVVARFLWVFPATFVPRWMSPRIRDREPETDWKAPVIVGWAGMRGVVSLAIAFSVPMSVPHRNLILFLTFTTVIGTLVVQGLTLPPLIRALKLPPKDVQAETLAEAQAQSEASRAAEERLAELLEEPENSTLPPPLADRLRTVMERRRNAVWERLGEVNPETGESADDVYRRLAREMIAAEREVFVTLRDQRRIDDEMLRALLRRLDLEEAAAYREEG, from the coding sequence ATGGAGGTATTGCCGCTGGTGGCGCTGATCGCCGGCAGCGCGGCCGTCGCGGGGCTGGCCCGCCGGACCCCGGTGCCCGCGCCGCTGCTGCTGGTCGCCGCCGGTCTGCTGGCCGGCTACGTGCCGGGGGTGCCCGCCTACACGCTCGACCCGCACATCGTGCTGCCGTTGCTGCTCCCGCCGCTGCTCTACACGGCCGCCGTGGACAGCTCGTACCTGGACCTGCGCGCGAACATCCGGCCCATCGCGATGCTCTCGGTGGGCTACGTGCTCTTCGCGACGCTCGCCGTCGGGTACGCGGCGTACCTGCTGGTGCCGGGGCTCTCCGTGCCGGTCGCGCTGGTGCTGGGCGCGGTGATCGCCCCGCCGGACGCCGTCGCCGCCACCGCGATCGCCCGCAAGCTCCGGCTGCCGAACCGGATCACGACCATCCTGCAGGGCGAGTCCCTGGTCAACGACGCCACCGCGATCACCGCCTACAAGGTGGCCCTGGCGGCCGCGGTCGGGGTGAGCGCCGGCTGGGCGGGCGGGGTCGCGGAGTTCCTGCTCGCCTCGGTCGGCGGTATCGGCGTGGGCCTGCTGCTGATGGTGCCGATCCACCACCTGCGCACCCGGCTGAAGGAGCCCCTGCTCCAGAACACGCTGTCGCTGCTGATCCCCTTCGTGGCCTACGCGGCCGCCGAGCGGGTGCACGCCTCCGGGGTGCTCGCGGTGGTCGTCGTGGCGCTGTACCTCGGGCACCGGAACTGGCAGGTCGACTTCGCCACCCGGCTCCAGGAGGAGGCGGTGTGGAGGGTGGTCGCCTTCGTGCTGGAGTCGGTGGTCTTCGCGCTGATCGGGCTGCAGCTGCCCGTGGTCCTCAAGGGGCTCGGCGAGTACGACGGCGTCCACGCGGCCTGGTACGCGATCGCCGTGTTCCTGGCGGTGGTGGTGGCCCGGTTCCTGTGGGTGTTCCCGGCGACCTTCGTGCCCCGCTGGATGTCGCCGCGGATCCGGGACCGGGAGCCGGAGACCGACTGGAAGGCCCCGGTGATCGTCGGATGGGCCGGGATGCGCGGCGTGGTCTCGCTGGCCATCGCCTTCTCCGTGCCGATGTCGGTGCCGCACCGGAACCTGATCCTCTTCCTGACCTTCACCACGGTCATCGGGACGCTGGTGGTGCAAGGGCTGACGCTGCCGCCGCTGATCCGGGCGCTGAAGCTGCCGCCGAAGGACGTGCAGGCCGAGACCCTGGCGGAGGCGCAGGCACAGTCCGAGGCCTCGCGGGCGGCCGAGGAGCGGCTGGCGGAGCTGCTGGAGGAACCGGAGAACAGCACGCTGCCGCCGCCGCTGGCGGACCGGCTGCGGACGGTCATGGAGCGTCGGCGCAACGCGGTGTGGGAGCGGCTGGGCGAGGTCAACCCGGAGACGGGGGAGTCGGCGGACGACGTCTACCGGCGGCTCGCGCGGGAGATGATCGCGGCCGAACGGGAGGTCTTCGTGACGCTGCGGGACCAGCGGCGGATCGACGACGAGATGCTGCGGGCGCTCCTGCGCAGGCTGGACCTGGAAGAGGCCGCGGCCTACCGCGAGGAGGGCTGA